CACAAGCAAAAGGTGGATTTTTTGTTGTTCCAAGAGTTGTTGGCGAAGAATAAAATTATAACCTTATATTGTTATTCAGCATCAATGGTATAAATTATATTTGGCAGAAATACCTTGGATGGGAAATTAGTGATTTTTATAAAATTTAAAAAGGAGATCTTCGGACTTATGTCCTCAGGATGACAGCGAAAATGGAAAAGTGGAAGAGTAGGGGCGATTCATGAATCGCCCTTACGAAAGTAAAGTATTGTCATTCTGAAGTAGGCGAATAATCTCCCCGATTTTTAGAAATTTTTATAACAATGATTTAAAAGTTTATATTTTAGGAGGCATCAATGGCTGTAGAAGAAAATTTAGAAGCAAAAAAGAAGGCTCTTGAAAGTGCTATTCTTCAAATAGAGAAAAGGTATGGAAAAGGCTCACTTATGACATTGTCTTCTGAAGGTATAAAATCTGTAGAAGTTATTCCAACAGGTTCTTTATCCTTAGATATAGCAACAGGGATCGGTGGAGTACCAAAAGGCAGAGTAATTGAAATATACGGTCCAGAATCTTCAGGAAAAACAACCTTAACACTACACATAATAGCAGAAGCACAAAAAAAGGGTGGAAGAGCGGTATTTATCGATGCAGAGCATGCTTTTGACCCAAAATATGCAAAAGCGATTGGGGTAAATCTTGACGAACTCATAATTTCTCAACCAGATTATGGCGAACAAGCTATAGAAATAGCAGAGACATTAGTAAGAAGTAATGCTGTAGATGTAATAGTTATAGACTCTGTGGCTGCATTGGTTCCTAAAGCAGAAATTGAAGGAGATATCGAAGATTCTAACGTAGGTCTTCATGCAAGACTTATGTCTAAAGCTATGAGAGTATTAAAAGGGGCTGTAAACAAAAGCAATACTGCTCTTATTCTTATAAACCAAATCAGAGAAAAAGTCGGTGTTATGTTTGGAAATCCAGAAACAACAACAGGTGGTAGAGCTATCAAATTCTTTGCAGATATGAGAATGGAGGTTAGAAAAAGTGATATAAAAACCGATGGTGAAAAAGTTGGTAGCAGAGTAAAGGTTAAAGTTGTTAAAAATAAATTAGCACCTCCATTTAAAGAAGCAGAATTTGATGTTATATACGGAGAAGGTATTTCAAAGGAAGGAGAAATCCTTGATTTGGGAGAAGAGCTTGGTATAATTAAAAAAAGTGGAGCTTGGTATTCTTACAAGGATGAAAATGGCGAAGAAATAAAACTTGGTCAAGGTAAAGAAAAAGCAAGAGAATTTTTAAAACAAAATAAAGAATTAACCGAAAAGTTAGAACAGATAATTAAGGAGAGGACATTAAATGGAGCTTGATGAAATTCTTACTAAAGCTGTAAAGTTAGGTGCATCAGATATACATTTAAAAGTTGCCAGTAAGCCAAAGGTCAGAATAAAGACAATTCTTCAAACTTTGGATGAGTATAATCCCATTACTGTTGAAGATATGACAAATTTTATATCTAAAATTCTTGCAAAATCCGAAAATAAAAAAGCTGAGCTTATAAAAAATGGAGAGGTTGATATTTCTTATTCTATCCCAACTGTAAGCAGGTTTAGGGTAAATATTTATAGACAAAGAGGAACTTATGCTATTGCTTTAAGAGCTTTAAAAACAAACATTCCAAGATTTGAAGAACTTCTTCTGCCA
This is a stretch of genomic DNA from Sulfurihydrogenibium sp. YO3AOP1. It encodes these proteins:
- the recA gene encoding recombinase RecA, whose protein sequence is MAVEENLEAKKKALESAILQIEKRYGKGSLMTLSSEGIKSVEVIPTGSLSLDIATGIGGVPKGRVIEIYGPESSGKTTLTLHIIAEAQKKGGRAVFIDAEHAFDPKYAKAIGVNLDELIISQPDYGEQAIEIAETLVRSNAVDVIVIDSVAALVPKAEIEGDIEDSNVGLHARLMSKAMRVLKGAVNKSNTALILINQIREKVGVMFGNPETTTGGRAIKFFADMRMEVRKSDIKTDGEKVGSRVKVKVVKNKLAPPFKEAEFDVIYGEGISKEGEILDLGEELGIIKKSGAWYSYKDENGEEIKLGQGKEKAREFLKQNKELTEKLEQIIKERTLNGA